In Scomber japonicus isolate fScoJap1 chromosome 20, fScoJap1.pri, whole genome shotgun sequence, the genomic window CAGttatctgcttttctttttttttttttttttttgtatgccaGCTGACGAAGCCTCTGgtgtattcatgttttttttttgtaatgtgacATTCAGAGCTGCCACCGTCACACAGAAGTAGAGCTCAGTAGAAAATATTCAGATATCCAGTCAGTAAAGGGACATTTCAAACCTaaatgctgtaaaaaaacaaacatgatatatgatttgatttaaatcacTTTAACAGCGTCACAAAAAAGGACACATCTTGCTAAAGTGAttcatattaaccctttataggacactcattgaaaggaaggaaggaaggaaggaaggaaggatggaaggaaaggaaggaaggaaggagggaggaaggaaaggaaggaaggacggaggaaagatggaaggaaggaaggtaggggggagaaaagaaagagagaaggagggagggaggaagggaagaaggaggaagggaggaagaacagatgaaaggaaggaaaggaaggaaggaaggacggaggaaggaaggggggaggaaggacagatggatggaaggaaaggaaggaaggatggaggaaataaggaacgagggagggagaaaggaaaagaggaagggaagaaagaaggcagggaggaaggaaaggaaggaaggaaggaaggatattttgggatatttacagaagttaccaaatataatgcccaataaagggttaagcaGTGATTCTCTATTCTCTATGGTCCAGTCTTTACTCTGAGCTCTGACTCTGTGGTCTGATGGGGCCGATGGACGGGGGCCGGTTGGTGAAAGGGTGCCACTGGCCCTGGATGCTGGGGTTGTCCGTGTGGAAGGGTTTCCGGATGCGGATGATGTCCAGGCCGGACTGATTGGTCAGCTTGGTGAGAAGCTCTGAGACCTGCTGAGACGTTTTACTCGTGACGATCTCTTCCCTCACGTTACCGTTCACTgcaggaaggagagggggggggaaagGACAGTTAATAAAGTGAAAGAGGAGCAGGATATTTTATTTGGAGTGTCAACAAGTCATTTAACTGACGTAGAGGCATTTCATTCCTATCTGAAACAATACAGGCCTCAAAAGTGTTACAGTGCCCCCTGCAGTATCTACAAGGAATTACAGATATCGCCTCAATGCTTCTTTATTCTAAtgcaggggagtcaaactcattttcattcaagggccacatacagactgatttgatctcatgtgggccggatcattaaaaagatggagggagggagggaaggaaggaaggaaggaaggaaagacagacagacaaaaggaaggagggaagaaaggtaggaaagagagataatgaaggatggacagacagacggaaggaaggaaggaaagaaggaaggacagacagaagggagggaggaaggaaggagggaaggacagacagaaggacagacggaaggaaggaaggaaagaaggaaggacagacagaagggagggaggaaggaaggaaggaaggacagacagaggggaagaaggaaggaaggaaggacagacaaaagggagggaaggagggaggaaggaaggaaggacagacagaagggaaggaggaaggaaggaagaacagaaagaagaaagggaggaaggacagatgtaaggaaggacagaaggaagaaaggaaggaaaaagggaaggtaggaatgaaggacaagaacacaggatggcaagtgggcctgATCACACCCCTTGGCAGGCCGAACctggcccccgggccgcatgtttgacacccctgttctaaTCCAattgtatttgtatagcactcCTGGAtagagtcatttaaaaaaaaaaaaaaaaaatctaaataaaacaataatctgAAACTGAAAGACGTTAAATTAAGACAAAAGCAGCAGATCCTCATAACTTAGAAGCTGCagatatgaaaatgaaatgcaagttttttcttttactaaCTGATTAATTAACTAATAGTTTCAGCTCTGAGACTAAAGTGTCcaataatacattaatatttGCTTCGAGTTCTTTAAAAAGGAGATTTCTCTGCTTATAAACTCAACAAAAACTAATTGAACTCAAATAATGATCTCTGGAACATATTACACTCACAgcacctgtaaaataaagtgtttgttCTATACAGTGAAATATGTAATACAACAAAGAGTTAAATCCAGGTTTCATCAGGGTCATAAATACTTACAGTACTCTGCGACTATTTTGGGGATCCTGCAGGACTGAGGAGACACGTACACAACAGTTGCTGGGTTCTTCTTGGCGTAATCCACGACCCCCTCCTCAATAAAGTCcctgaagaaaagaagaagaagacaacgATGGTGAAGTTAGTGAGTGTTGTTTGGATTGAAAGGTAATAAATACAACACCTGTTATTCTCTAGCATGGTtactacagtagtagtagtagtagttgttatAGTACTAGAAGTATGAAGTActagtagtaaaagtagtagtagtagtggtgatgatagtagtagtaacagcagtagtagtagtagtggtggtagtagtagtagtaatagtagtggtgatgttagtagtagtagtaacagtagtagtagttgttacAGTACttgtagtagaagtagtagtagaagtagaagtagtagtaatagtagcagtagtggtggtggtagtagtagtagttgttacAGTACTTGTAGTAATActtgtaatagtagtagtagtgctttttgtagtagtagtagttgtcatagtggtagtagtaacagtagtagtagtagtagtagtcatagtggtagtagtatttgtagtagtagtagtagtagcagtggttacagtacttgtagtagtacttgtaatagtactagtagtagcagtagtatttATTGCAGTATCAGTCATTTAGCATCACactaacgttgaaacatagacgatgaagatttgactcatttagacgctgaagcttcaagttagcttcagattaaccctttaaatacatgtttacacagaaggaggactgtgtgtTTAGTTCATCACATAGTAAACATGATGAATGGATCTAATAGTCAGTAGTAGTACTAACAGGAGGAATGGTATTACTCCTGTCTCTGCCCTCATTATGGctcctgactgctgctttaaaccGGTAACTCTCTCCTTTAAAGCACGCAGTGTGTTTGTTACTATCATTTCTATCTCTGTACCTGATTCCTAAGGAGCTCTGAGCGTTTTTAGAGAAGATGATGGAGATCCTCTTCAGCTGGCAGACATAGCGACCGACCCCATTCTGAAGGACGCTCTGAAGGAAGCGGCTCTGCGTCCCCCTAGACGTCATCTTATATACCCAACGGTTAGCTAGCGGTTACCCAACGGTTACCTAGCGACGCGTTTAACGTTAGAACTGTTGGGACCAAAAAAGCAACTGATAAACCGTTAAAAACGTTAaataacaaacagcagcagagagggcAACGGAAACACGGGTATGTTAGTGACAACTAGGTCCGTCTGAAATATGTTCCGGAGTGAAACACATCACTGACAGACCGTTTAAACCGAGTTCAGACTGTAGAATAATATAACCGTTTAAACCGTAAAATAAAGCCACCATTAGCATGACAcacttatttgtgtgtgtatattttgtgGAAATCGTTTAAACTGTATCAAAATGGAAGATTAAAATGTCCCACACTAGTAAATCCCCACGGTAGTAATAATTAGTTCCTGTGTATGTAGTGCTGTATGTTTCACACGGACTTGTTTTGGAAGCGCACCGCAGAGCCCGGGCAGGAGAAGCATGGAGGAGGATAAGATGAACTACACTGCATGTAAGCTGCACTATGAAGGTTTTTATCTCTTATAAAGGGTCATATATTTATGAGTTAAGTCTTCCATGCACATTTACGCGTGTTTGCACGTGTAGTCAGAGTCTGTTTAGATAAAATAATCACAGTTTTCTGCCTCATAGTTTGTCCTTTCTCTGTCTTATGTAGGtcatgcaatatttactctaaattcagcaatttttaaaatgttatttagatgtttcttcatgttttcaaTGTAGGTTCAACCTTTCTCTGTCTTATATGGGTCACACAAGATTTACCACTGAGCCTATCTTATTTTTTTACCATGTTATTCTGGTAGGAGTGTGCATCCCTCCAAAATAAGATGATCCGATACATATCTAGATACATGAGGTGCGATATGATTTAGGGACGATGCATTTTAATATGAAACGATTCGATACGATATGATATGCAATCTGATATAGTTCCTAGTTTAAATCAGGCatgcattttacattatatattaacaTAAGTCAGTCCTATAAATGTGGCATTGCTTAccttcatataaatatattttaaataaaagatcagggaacacattttttgtaacttttgacccatgtcattgtgtttattactgtaatgcaTTGCACGTTGAGAACTGAGAAGCTCATCTAGCAATGAAAATTAACTTAATATTCAGTCTTCACTATTGGCATAAATTAGAGCCAAAGAAACTAGTAAAGGaggtgaaagaaataaaatattggGAGAGATAAGAGAACAATGAGCTACTGAGGCAGAAAAAGACGTCCCTTTGTCTTATATTGTAATGCCATAAATCCTTGAGCCAACACCAGAGAGTTAAGACAGTAAAAGTAATCCTGTTTGCTCGTGTCGTCTCACTGAGTGTTGAGATTAGTCGCTCTACCACTGAACTTTAGTGCTGTTTTACACTCCTTACATACTCCAACagttttatctatctatatatgtgttTGTTCTTCTTGTAAAGTCCAAATGTTTTCCAAACTTTGGATTTCAGACTTGAAGGTGCATTATAAATCATGTCGGTTTGTCTTTCCCGCCCTATCAGAGCGCTCTCTTGACGTCACTGTGATGAGTCTCGCGAGAGTTTTAttggagggaaagagagagtagTAGACACAGAGCACATGGAGCTTTCAGCAGCTACATTAAACTCATTCATAGCTTTGTAATCAACCATCAGCTGGTTCATGCTACATTTAGATAGACCCAGGcatcttttaaattaaaacctaCTTCTGTTTCATATTGATCATATTGATTACACCCCTGTTCTTCATATTTCCATTGCAGGTTGGATGCCTTAAACAGATTACAGATGTGGAGGCGTTCACTACTGAGGGGCACCACCTGTGTCCTACAGGTGGCATGCCGGAGGTTTCACCCCCAAAGACATTTTTCCTCCCCCATGTTGAGACTGGTCACTCAGAAGCTCCTTGCTGGGGCTACGTGTCGGTTAAGGTATCGGGGTGCAGGCTATTTCCTGGCACATCTCGGGGACAGAGCGTATAAAAAAGATGCCAAATCAACTGTAGAGTTACCTGTGAGTCCCATCACCGTCACTGAAATTAAACAATATCTACGAGCCAAAGACATCCCCATCCACGACGGCTACAGCTGCCTGCACGCCCCGAGCATCTTCACCGACGCCGCCTCCAGGAAGGATAAGATGTCCCTGTTCATAGACAAAACCACCGGGCAGTTTCTGTGCAAGGACACGATGGTGGAAGGCAGCTGGGAGGACCTTCAGGACTGTCTGGAGGTGATGCAGGCGGAGGAGCGGGACTCCCTCAGCCCTCATGTGTTGCTGGGGTATCAGGAGAGcgtggaggagcaggaggagacgGAGAGGGAGCTGAGGGAGGTTCAGAGGATCTGGTCCAGCTCGGTGCAGTTCTCTGACCTCCCTGATGACGAGGCTCAGCTCATCAAAACTATGTTCCAGGTACTCATTAAGTTGTGTTGGTGTATTTaaagttttggttttgttataattgtaataattttataaaatatatgaatctTTATTGGTGAAAAGCTTAGTTGAGCAGTGcatgaaaagagaagaaagtgcTTGTTCTAAGTAAAACAAAAtgggagaaaaaagggaaaaacccccaaaaatgttcattaaatTGTGTaatgaactttattttgaaataacaaTGACAGCACAGGAAGATTAGCAACCCTCTTCTGTATTTGGTTTAGTTCCTTTCACATAGtattaaacaacaaaatcataaaaactacataaatatatataaaaatggttTGAAAGTATGTGAAATAAAATTAGGCCCAGCTTCTAGTAGAGGCTCCATGATACGATATTATCACTATCACCAGCCATGTAGATACATGAAAGAGAATGAAATACTAAGGAAATAATAAGGTATATGCTCAGGTCCTGGTGatcataataaagaaaataatgaacatcTACACAATAGGATAGAATTAGTCActgaataagtaaataaatagataaagaaATATAGTGAGCAGTGCAGTGTACTAGCAAATAATACAATCCCACAATCCTAAATGTGGTTTCAAATATTTTGCTGCACACAAATGGAGCTTCATAAGAAACTAAAAGCTAGGAATCACGATATATTGCTTTTGTTATTATAGaaattgcaaatgaaaattGAGGTTTTTTATCCTTTGGGGTTACAGTAGTATAACCCCAAAGGTCCCACTATACAatattattgcatttttaacTATATTGCGATTCATGACCTTTTTTCACCTGCAGATTATACTACTGTAACcccagagggaaaaaaacttaattttcatttgcaatttCTAAAATGACAAAAGCAATATATCGTGATTCCTAGCTTTTAGTTTCTTATGAAGCTCCATTTGTGTGCAGCAAAATATTTGAAaccacatttatgtttgtgggGTTTTATTATTTGCTAGTACACTGCACTGCTCACTAGGCATGGGcaggtatgagattctggcggtatgataaccataagaaacaaTATCACAGTTTCACGGTATGGTGGTATTGctattacagctctaaaatgttcctaaaaggaagaaaaataaagacagacatgttcatttaacctgaatctgtaatgacagtgtgaggggttgtgatactctacgctgcagctgcaccacctgaggggtttctgaccagcacttcctgtctttgaccagcacttcctgtctttgaccagcacttcctgtctttgaccagactaaaaagtgagggtcacttccttttcctaaacagagattaagctcgtcctcctgttgtcctcgactcaaggagggaagggaggaaggaaggagggagggaaggaggaagggaggaagaaggaaggaaaggaaagaaggaagggaggaaggaaaggaaggaccagcacttcctgtctttgaccagactataaacagctcataccttaggatcGGTacgacagaaaatttggcggtttcggttatcgtggctttttcatatCACGGTATACCCtaaacacggttatcatcccatgcctactgCTCACTATATttctttatctatttatttacttattcagTGACTAATTCTGTCCTGTTGTGTAGAtgtgcattattttttttattatgatcaCTGGGACCTGAGCAGAGGATTTCATGGCTGGAATTTCAATGAAAACAATCCTTGATCTTTACTGTGATAGAAAATGATAAATTCAaggatttcatttcatttgtgacTTTTTATCAAAGTGTATTTGTTCCCAAGGTTAAGAATGAACCTCTAATGTTTAATAAGTTGGAGGCcttggtgtttttatttatttatttaaggttAGAAATCCCAAGTCCTCGTTCAGGTTTGAGCTTCACACCTGAAAACTGacagcaagaagaaaaacatgcatACATTAGAAATACTGTTGTTTTCCTCTCAGGATGTTcatgttaaccctcctgctgtcctcgagtcaaggaaggaagggaggaagaaggaaggatagaagggaggaagaaggaaggaaggaagggaggaagaaggaatgaagggaggaaggatagaaggatggaaggaaggaagggaggaaaggagaggatggaaggaaagaaggacagaggaaggatggaagggaggaagaaggaatgaagggaggaaggaaggaagggaggatggatggatggaagggaggaagaaggaaggaaggacgaaggaaagaaggaagggaggaaggaaaggaaaggaaaggaaggatgcaagggaggtagaaggaaggaaggacaggaagaaggaaggaaaaatggatagaagggaggaagaaggaaagaaaggaggaaggatggaagggaggaagaaggaaggaaggatggaagaaggaaggatgaagggaaaaagaaggaaggatggaagggaggaaaggacagaggaagggagaaatgaaggaaggatggatggaaggatgaaagggaggaagaaggaaggcaggacagaggaaagacggaaggaaaggaaggaaggaaggaacagtcaaaacatacaGGGTCAGTTTTGACCCTGGAGTACGAGGACAGGAAGTTGAATCAATGTTCTGTTTCAGATCACAAAGATCTCAAACGCAACCCTGAAGAAGTTCGGCGTGCGGCTCTTCAAACCCACCAAGAGTCTGGTCTTCCCGTGGTTCGGCGGTCCCGACTCCTCCTTAAAAGGCGTGAAGCTCCTCTCCGCCCAGAGCACCGACACCGACACCGTCACCTACCACGAAGCCACCGTCCCAAAGTCTAACTCCTACTACAACCTGTTCGGCCTGCCTCTGGTGAGCCGCATGGACCCCGAGGTGGTGCTGACGGGTCACGAGCTGGACACCCTGGCCGTGAGTCAGGCTACGGGACTCCCCAGCGTGGCTCTCCCACGGGGTGTCAGCTGCCTCCCACCCATCCTGCTGCCTTACCTGGAGCAGTTCAGGCGGGTGACTCTGTGGCTCGGGGGTGACATGCGCTCCTGGGAGGCGTCTAAGATCTTCTCCCGTAAGCTGGGTCTGAGGCGGTGCTCGCTGGTGAGGCCCGGGGAGGAGCGGCCGTGCCCCGTCCAGGCGCTGGCTCGGGGGAAGAACTTGAGCCAGATCATTAAGACGTCCATACCGGCGGCTCACAAGTCCATCGTGTCGTTCAAGCAGCTGAGAGAGGACGTGTACGGAGAGCTGGTGAACACGGAGCAGGTGGCCGGAGTGAAGTGGGCCAGGTTCCCACAGCTCAACAAGATCCTGAAGGGGCACAGGAAGGGAGAGCTGACGGTCTTCACAGGTATGGAGATGTTTAAGGGTTCCTCCatacgcctttccttccttccttccttccttccttccttccttccttcctttcttcctcctgtccttccttccttccttccttccttccttcctctcttccttctcttcttacgtccttcctcctttccttcctgccttccttcctcctttctttcctccctccctccctccatactcctttctttccttccttccttccttccttctttcatccgtccttccttccttcctcccttccttccttccttccttcctcctgtccttcctcccttccttctctccttacgtccttcctcttttcctccctccctactcctttccttcctttcttccttcctgccatccttccttccttccttccttctctccttacgtccttcctcttttcctcccccttactcctttccttccttccttccttccttgctccctccctccatactcctttccttccttccttccttgctccctccctccatactcccttccttccttccttccttccttgctccctccctccctccttactccttccttccttccttccttccttccttccttcctcccttccttctctccttacgtccttcctcttttcctccctccttactcctttccttccttccttccttgctccctccctccatactccttccttccttcctttatccttccttccttcctccctttcttctctccttacgtccttcctcttttcctcccccttactcctttccttccttccttccttccttgctccctccctccatactcctttccttccttccttccttgctccctccctccatactcctttccttccttccttccttccttccttacttctctccttatgtccttcctcttttcctccttcatactcctttccttccttccttccttacttctctccttatgtccttcctcttttcctccctccatactcctttccttccttccttgctccctccctccatactcctttccttccttccttccttgctccctccctccatactcctttccttccttccttccttcc contains:
- the mrpl43 gene encoding 39S ribosomal protein L43, mitochondrial → MTSRGTQSRFLQSVLQNGVGRYVCQLKRISIIFSKNAQSSLGIRDFIEEGVVDYAKKNPATVVYVSPQSCRIPKIVAEYLNGNVREEIVTSKTSQQVSELLTKLTNQSGLDIIRIRKPFHTDNPSIQGQWHPFTNRPPSIGPIRPQSQSSE
- the twnk gene encoding twinkle protein, mitochondrial, translating into MLDALNRLQMWRRSLLRGTTCVLQVACRRFHPQRHFSSPMLRLVTQKLLAGATCRLRYRGAGYFLAHLGDRAYKKDAKSTVELPVSPITVTEIKQYLRAKDIPIHDGYSCLHAPSIFTDAASRKDKMSLFIDKTTGQFLCKDTMVEGSWEDLQDCLEVMQAEERDSLSPHVLLGYQESVEEQEETERELREVQRIWSSSVQFSDLPDDEAQLIKTMFQITKISNATLKKFGVRLFKPTKSLVFPWFGGPDSSLKGVKLLSAQSTDTDTVTYHEATVPKSNSYYNLFGLPLVSRMDPEVVLTGHELDTLAVSQATGLPSVALPRGVSCLPPILLPYLEQFRRVTLWLGGDMRSWEASKIFSRKLGLRRCSLVRPGEERPCPVQALARGKNLSQIIKTSIPAAHKSIVSFKQLREDVYGELVNTEQVAGVKWARFPQLNKILKGHRKGELTVFTGPTGSGKTTFISELALDLCMQGVNTLWGSFEINNVRLAKIMLTQFAAQRLEENLEQYDYWADKFEELALYFMTFHGQQNIKTVLDTMQHAVYLYDINHVIIDNLQFMMGQENLSVDKFAVQDHIIGAFRKFATNTSCHVTLIIHPRKEEDDRELQTASIFGSAKASQEADNVLILQEKKLVTTSGRRSLQVTKNRFDGDVGIFPLDFIKTSLTYSAPVKGKLKLKKVTAKPEDGEGGSFISYRQLHLLPAASSPTSSFISYQQLHLLPGSFISYQAASSPTGSFISYQQLHLLPAASSPTSSFISYQQHHLLPAASSPTSSFISYQQLHLLPAASSPTSSFISYQQLHLLPAASSPTSSFISYQQLHLLPAASSPTSSFISYQLLKRGEKEQMK